A window of the Thalassospira sp. TSL5-1 genome harbors these coding sequences:
- a CDS encoding LysR family transcriptional regulator, which produces MKHAQHLLNLPRLAAFVAICEEGSLSKASHRLGIAQPALSTMIKKIEDDLGVQILTRHARGSVPTPAGRVLLKSAYEMLGIAEATLDEIGTVNDDPEGEVAIGLPAATSMVLAVPLIKHLRKSLPKVSLRVVETFSGYLWSWLQDGNIDVAVTFDRVSIPEIVCQPLCREDLFLIGNSKLLINAPDTITPDNLYKFPLILPSRIHGIRGKAEAFAASGKGLDIRMEIDASTHLVKLIAAGEGFGLLAKCAVTDELAQNTVRAIPLAPCLSRQVSLGIRRIKMQNPIVARVVEEMKLVSADLIRSGTWPTSQT; this is translated from the coding sequence ATGAAGCACGCCCAGCATCTTTTGAACCTGCCCCGATTGGCCGCTTTTGTCGCGATTTGCGAAGAAGGCAGCCTGAGCAAGGCTTCACATCGCCTGGGCATCGCCCAGCCAGCCCTAAGCACTATGATCAAAAAAATCGAAGATGACCTTGGTGTGCAAATTCTCACCCGGCATGCCCGTGGGTCTGTGCCAACACCTGCAGGCCGGGTTCTGCTAAAAAGTGCTTATGAAATGCTGGGTATTGCCGAAGCAACCCTGGATGAAATCGGCACGGTCAATGACGATCCAGAAGGGGAAGTCGCCATCGGTTTACCAGCCGCAACCTCGATGGTGCTGGCTGTTCCGCTGATCAAACACCTGCGTAAATCCCTGCCCAAAGTATCGCTGCGGGTGGTTGAAACCTTTTCCGGCTATTTATGGAGCTGGCTTCAGGACGGAAACATTGACGTTGCGGTCACATTTGACCGGGTCTCGATCCCCGAAATTGTCTGTCAGCCCCTATGCCGGGAGGATCTGTTTCTGATCGGCAATTCCAAACTGCTTATAAACGCGCCTGATACAATCACCCCCGACAATCTTTACAAATTCCCCCTGATCCTGCCATCGCGTATTCACGGTATTCGTGGCAAGGCAGAGGCCTTTGCCGCATCAGGCAAGGGCCTGGACATTCGCATGGAGATCGATGCCAGCACGCATTTAGTTAAGCTGATTGCCGCTGGCGAAGGGTTTGGACTTTTGGCAAAATGCGCGGTTACTGACGAACTGGCACAAAATACAGTTCGCGCCATACCGCTTGCGCCCTGCCTGTCGCGTCAGGTTTCGCTGGGGATTCGCCGCATCAAAATGCAAAATCCCATTGTTGCCCGTGTGGTCGAAGAAATGAAACTTGTCAGCGCCGATTTGATCCGTTCGGGCACCTGGCCAACCAGCCAGACCTAA
- the dctP gene encoding TRAP transporter substrate-binding protein DctP has translation MKISALLTAVALIGATLLPQAHAADYTIDVSLDTSPNHVRNRSFRKFAEALNEKSGGRLEMRVFDSASKYKGPMVATAVAQGAIDMAAPAHQHLSKYVPEAGMLLLPMFYGQSKDVIYKIVDGDIGKELNQRIEDKLGVVVLGRPFDLGYGTAFTTDVPIKSPDDFKDKVVRVPGGAATLARYRVFGANPVQIAWSDVPQALQTDVVSAIWATQESVASSKLWDAGIKYAYEDKQAFIEYVPIISQAAWSRLPEDLQNLMRDTWENMVDQVRTVAADAQIDARKINAEHGIETIDAKPEDLAVMRVKLMKAQPEIVDELDMDKDFIARVSDAIAAAQ, from the coding sequence ATGAAAATTTCAGCTTTATTGACCGCCGTTGCGTTGATTGGGGCGACATTGTTGCCGCAGGCGCATGCTGCAGATTACACCATTGATGTATCGCTCGATACGTCACCCAATCATGTGCGTAATCGCTCGTTTCGCAAATTCGCCGAAGCCCTGAACGAAAAGTCGGGCGGGCGGCTTGAAATGCGGGTTTTTGATTCTGCCTCGAAATACAAGGGGCCGATGGTGGCAACCGCAGTTGCCCAGGGCGCGATTGATATGGCAGCCCCGGCCCATCAGCATCTTTCCAAATATGTTCCCGAAGCAGGCATGTTGCTGCTGCCGATGTTTTACGGGCAAAGCAAAGACGTGATTTACAAAATTGTCGATGGCGATATTGGCAAGGAACTGAACCAGCGTATCGAAGACAAGCTGGGTGTGGTTGTGCTGGGTCGCCCGTTTGACCTGGGTTATGGCACCGCCTTTACCACGGATGTTCCGATTAAATCGCCCGATGATTTTAAGGATAAGGTTGTGCGTGTTCCGGGTGGTGCGGCGACACTGGCGCGGTATCGGGTGTTTGGGGCCAACCCGGTTCAGATCGCGTGGTCTGATGTGCCCCAGGCACTGCAGACCGATGTCGTTTCGGCCATCTGGGCAACCCAGGAATCGGTTGCCAGCTCGAAACTTTGGGATGCCGGCATTAAATATGCCTATGAAGACAAGCAGGCCTTTATTGAATATGTGCCGATCATCAGCCAGGCAGCATGGTCCAGGTTGCCGGAAGATTTGCAAAATCTGATGCGCGATACCTGGGAAAACATGGTTGACCAGGTGCGTACCGTTGCGGCGGATGCTCAGATTGATGCCCGCAAGATCAATGCGGAGCACGGCATTGAAACCATCGATGCCAAGCCCGAAGACCTGGCAGTGATGCGGGTAAAATTAATGAAGGCCCAGCCGGAAATCGTTGATGAGCTTGACATGGACAAGGATTTCATCGCGCGCGTTTCCGACGCCATTGCCGCAGCACAGTAA
- a CDS encoding TRAP transporter small permease, producing MVNFVSRVSSVLGCAEKFLIGIMAVLAIILIVGETVLRYLAPAYLPDWGAEVTVYLVGWATMLSLPSLVAQDNHVRADLVVDQFSRRMRKILEIVVLLVGAGFCAVIFVAGIQMVQFGLRFGEISDSSLRFPMWIFYLAVPFGYGFSMLRYVMLLIKRLTESRASSVSAD from the coding sequence ATGGTAAATTTCGTTAGCCGGGTTTCGAGCGTTCTTGGATGTGCTGAAAAATTCCTGATCGGGATAATGGCCGTTCTGGCGATTATCCTGATCGTGGGAGAGACGGTATTGCGATATCTGGCCCCCGCATATTTGCCCGATTGGGGGGCGGAAGTAACCGTCTATCTGGTGGGCTGGGCCACGATGCTCAGTCTGCCGTCGCTGGTGGCACAGGACAACCACGTTCGCGCCGATCTGGTGGTGGACCAGTTTTCGCGCCGCATGCGCAAAATACTGGAAATCGTTGTATTGCTGGTCGGGGCCGGTTTTTGTGCGGTCATTTTTGTGGCCGGTATTCAAATGGTGCAATTCGGCCTGCGATTTGGCGAAATCAGCGACAGTTCGCTGCGTTTCCCGATGTGGATTTTCTATCTTGCAGTGCCGTTTGGTTACGGGTTTTCGATGCTGCGTTATGTGATGCTGCTCATCAAACGTCTGACCGAAAGCCGCGCGTCTTCTGTAAGCGCTGATTAA
- a CDS encoding TRAP transporter large permease — protein sequence MIIWLMLALFFIMLLAGVPIYLVLGCLAVIGWLVDGVPLISLAQQFANEMNSQTLVAVPLFVIAATFMERGGITRALINFAGTIAGRNRGGLAIVCVIATTFFAAICGSSVATAMAMGTALIPTMASRNYPASFSVGTVGAAGTLGILIPPSLPLLIYGLIAEASVPRLFLAGVIPGLLQGALFVAYIIWYSRKNKLPLEDRMSFAEMLTCCREAIPALFIPLVVLGGIYTGFVTVSEAAGVAAFAAIIVSVFIYREVPLRDIPDVLSEGIRQTAVIIVIILSALAFGHWLTSAGVTRSIAAMVTEWGLNDWQFLLLANLIMFVLGMFLEVISVILIFVPLVLPIISHLGIDPVHFGLVVVLNMELALLTPPVGLNLFILKNISGERMATVIRGTLPFVLILMLLLMIVTFVPQVSLWLPELAYGR from the coding sequence ATGATTATCTGGTTAATGCTGGCGCTGTTTTTCATCATGCTGCTGGCCGGGGTACCGATTTATCTTGTGCTGGGCTGCCTGGCGGTCATTGGCTGGCTGGTAGATGGCGTACCCCTTATTTCGCTGGCACAGCAATTTGCCAATGAAATGAATTCGCAAACCCTGGTGGCGGTGCCGTTATTCGTGATTGCCGCAACCTTTATGGAACGCGGTGGGATCACCCGTGCCCTGATCAATTTTGCCGGGACCATTGCCGGGCGTAACCGGGGTGGTTTGGCGATTGTTTGTGTGATTGCCACGACGTTTTTTGCCGCCATTTGCGGATCATCGGTGGCAACGGCAATGGCAATGGGCACCGCCCTTATTCCGACGATGGCCAGCAGAAACTATCCGGCCAGCTTTTCGGTCGGGACGGTGGGGGCTGCGGGCACGCTGGGCATTTTGATTCCACCAAGCCTGCCGCTTTTGATCTATGGTCTGATTGCCGAGGCATCGGTGCCGCGCCTGTTTTTGGCCGGCGTGATCCCCGGTTTGCTGCAGGGTGCGCTGTTTGTCGCCTATATCATTTGGTATTCGCGCAAAAACAAATTGCCGCTTGAAGACCGCATGTCTTTTGCCGAAATGCTTACTTGTTGCCGCGAGGCGATACCGGCCCTGTTTATTCCACTGGTGGTTCTGGGCGGTATTTATACGGGTTTTGTGACTGTCTCCGAGGCTGCGGGTGTGGCCGCCTTTGCCGCCATTATCGTAAGTGTGTTCATTTATCGCGAAGTTCCGTTGCGCGACATTCCCGATGTGCTGTCCGAAGGGATTCGTCAGACAGCGGTGATTATCGTGATTATTCTGTCCGCGCTTGCATTTGGTCATTGGCTGACCAGTGCCGGTGTCACCCGGTCGATTGCGGCAATGGTGACGGAATGGGGGCTGAATGACTGGCAGTTCCTGCTTTTGGCGAACCTGATCATGTTTGTGTTGGGCATGTTCCTCGAGGTGATTTCGGTCATCCTGATTTTTGTGCCGCTGGTCCTGCCGATTATCAGCCATCTCGGTATTGACCCGGTGCATTTCGGTCTGGTCGTGGTTCTGAATATGGAACTGGCCCTTCTGACCCCGCCGGTTGGCCTTAACCTTTTCATTCTCAAGAACATTTCAGGTGAACGGATGGCGACCGTCATTCGCGGAACGCTGCCTTTTGTCCTGATCCTGATGTTGCTGCTTATGATTGTGACTTTTGTGCCGCAAGTCAGCCTTTGGCTGCCTGAACTGGCCTATGGTCGTTAA